In a single window of the Vitis vinifera cultivar Pinot Noir 40024 chromosome 6, ASM3070453v1 genome:
- the LOC100253645 gene encoding pentatricopeptide repeat-containing protein At2g36730, with protein METLVNGLWPHYIKLNSNVMMSRQIQILLQRSKTTTHLLQLHSLILKTAKDHNPDLISQFIFSISSVSIEFARLVFDRLPIRAPIFAWNSIIRAYTKSSVPIEAVKLFSQMQRVGLKPDNFTYPFVVKACGRSLVVGAGGAMHSIIVKAGFDSDRYVGNTLLRMYANLNAVGLARRVFNEMTVRDVVSWSSMIAGYVACNCQADALMVFRHMMLANEKPNSVTLVSLLSACTRLLNIGVGESIHSYIIVNCIGLDVALGTAILEMYSKCGHIEKALKVFNSLTEKNLQSWTIMISGLADHSHGEDAISLFTQMEQTGLQPDSMSFSEILSACSHLGLVDEGQTFFSQMVKIYNIRPTMEHYGCMVDMFARAGMIEEAYEIIKNMPMEPNSVILRSFIGACRNDGRVFGFDENLRRLLLEIEPDLGANYVLASGVSSLSGCWNEAADLRVSMKEKGLKKVPGWSRVEVSGSHTEETIEEALS; from the exons ATGGAAACTCTCGTTAATGGGTTATGGCCACACTATATTAAACTAAACAGCAATGTGATGATGTCCCGCCAAATTCAAATCCTCCTCCAACGGTCAAAAACCACCACCCACCTTCTCCAGCTCCATTCTCTCATCCTCAAAACCGCTAAAGATCACAACCCAGATCTCATTTCTCAGTTCATATTCTCCATTTCGTCGGTTTCCATCGAATTCGCCAGATTGGTGTTTGATAGATTGCCCATTAGGGCACCAATTTTTGCTTGGAACTCAATCATCAGAGCATACACTAAGAGTTCAGTTCCAATTGAAGCAGTGAAGCTTTTCTCCCAAATGCAAAGGGTTGGGCTTAAACCCGATAATTTCACATACCCTTTTGTTGTTAAGGCCTGTGGGCGTAGTTTGGTGGTGGGTGCAGGCGGGGCGATGCATTCTATAATTGTGAAGGCGGGTTTTGATTCAGATAGGTATGTTGGGAACACCCTTTTGAGGATGTATGCAAATCTCAATGCAGTTGGGCTTGCTAGACGGGTGTTCAATGAAATGACTGTGAGAGAtgtggtttcttggagttctaTGATTGCTGGATATGTTGCATG CAATTGTCAAGCAGATGCCTTAATGGTATTCCGACATATGATGTTAGCAAATGAAAAACCTAATTCTGTCACTCTGGTAAGCTTGCTTTCTGCCTGTACTCGTTTGCTAAATATTGGTGTGGGGGAGTCCATTCATTCATACATTATTGTCAATTGCATAGGATTGGATGTTGCTTTAGGAACAGCAATCCTTGAGATGTATTCTAAGTGTGGGCACATAGAAAAAGCTTTGAAAGTTTTTAATTCCTTGACTGAGAAGAACTTGCAGTCTTGGACTATCATGATATCTGGCCTTGCAGATCACAGCCATGGTGAAGATGCTATTTCTTTGTTCACCCAAATGGAACAAACTGGCCTACAACCAGACAGTATGTCATTTTCTGAGATTTTATCAGCTTGTAGTCACTTGGGTCTTGTTGATGAGGGCCAAACGTTTTTCAGTCAAATGGtgaaaatttataatatcaGGCCAACAATGGAGCACTATGGATGCATGGTGGATATGTTTGCACGAGCCGGGATGATTGAAGAGGCTTATGAAATTATCAAGAACATGCCAATGGAGCCTAACTCTGTTATATTAAGGAGCTTCATTGGTGCCTGTAGAAATGATGGTCGTGTTTTtggttttgatgaaaatttgagaaGACTTCTGCTTGAAATTGAGCCTGATCTTGGAGCGAACTATGTGCTTGCTTCTGGTGTATCTTCTCTGTCTGGCTGTTGGAATGAAGCAGCTGACTTGAGAGTATCCATGAAAGAGAAGGGTTTGAAGAAGGTTCCTGGATGGAGTCGGGTGGAAGTGAGTGGCAGTCATACAGAAGAGACCATTGAAGAGGCTCTAAGCTAA
- the LOC100258788 gene encoding DNA (cytosine-5)-methyltransferase CMT3: MPTKRKAAAEESPSSEHRTSSRKTRRADLAGAPALRVSPRTCSKKGEMPEESRNVMCNGNGDVKVEAESLRSKPAVSSKQGKRGDLSGDSVSNVGTPEDGKFPAKESVSSERVSYLKKGKKQESGNVVCNGDGEVKVKAQISYVNGSLSKRKMKKEEVEEGDCRLVGEVIPDEEARQRWPERYEPKKKNTQASGSKSSKDKDDSEEIVKARCHYRQAEIDGRVIVNLNDDAHVKAGDNADHYICKIVELFVALDGTPYFTAQWFYRARDTVIKDHANLIDNKRVFFSEMRDDNPLDCLVQKLNIARVPHNLDLEARKLAISSCDYYYDMLYLLDYSSFIKLPPENSRVNSEALSTISSEANMDGSTCELKSDSEEVSQARERSLSEMTLLDLYSGCGAMSSGLCLGAKMSGVNLVTRWAIDINAYACESVRLNHPETQVRNESAEDFLALLREWEKLCVRFSLIGNKDPNAHDLDPIDAKADEENDDDDNDNDNSEDEDDFEVFEVQKIIGICYGDPKDKGDRELHFKVRWKGYGPSADSWEPFEGLGNCCESIKDFVTEGYKSKILPLPGDVDVICGGPPCQGISGFNRFRNKENPLEDPKNKQLVVFMDVVNYLKPRFVLMENVVDIVKFAGGYLGRYALGRLIGMNYQTRMGMMAAGAYGLPQFRMRVFMWGARFEEVLPQYPLPTHDVIIRGVIPLEFEMNTVAYDEGHKFDELETKLLLADAISDLPPVTNDEARDEMPYGKAPQTEFQRFIRLRKNEMLGTSPSESNPSGNKLYDHRPLELNADDYQRVCQIPKTKGANFRDLPGVLVGADNKVEWDPNVERIYLPSGKPLVPDYAMSFVGGSSSKPFGRLWWDETVPTVVTRAEPHNQVILHPEQDRVLSIRENARLQGFPDYYQLRGPVKERYIQVGNAVAVPVARALGYALGLAAQGSVSDGPMFILPPKFPNMERNSSLSTEEDA; this comes from the exons ATGCCGACCAAGCGCAAGGCTGCGGCCGAGGAGTCTCCGAGCTCCGAGCATCGGACTTCTTCTAGGAAGACTAGGAGAGCAGATCTAGCCGGGGCGCCGGCGCTGAGAGTGTCCCCCAGGACGTGTTCAAAGAAGGGGGAGATGCCCGAGGAATCTCGAAATGTTATGTGCAATGGAAACGGAGACGTAAAGGTTGAAGCAGAGTCTCTGAGGTCTAAGCCTGCGGTTTCGTCGAAGCAGGGGAAGCGAGGGGATCTCTCCGGAGATTCAGTCTCCAATGTAGGGACGCCGGAGGACGGGAAATTCCCGGCGAAGGAGTCGGTTAGCTCTGAGAGAGTGAGTTATTTGAAGAAGGGGAAGAAGCAGGAATCGGGTAATGTGGTGTGTAATGGAGATGGAGAGGTAAAAGTTAAGGCTCAGATTAGCTATGTGAACGGTTCTTTGTCTAAGAGAAAGATGAAAAAAGAGGAGGTGGAGGAAGGTGATTGCCGGTTGGTCGGAGAAGTTATTCCGGATGAGGAAGCTCGCCAACGGTGGCCCGAGCGGTATGAGCCTAAG AAGAAGAATACGCAGGCTTCTGGGTCGAAAAGCTCCAAAGA TAAGGATGATTCAGAGGAGATAGTGAAAGCTCGATGTCATTATAGGCAAGCAGAAATTGATGGACGTGTCATAGTCAACCTAAATGATGATGCTCATGTAAAA GCTGGTGATAATGCAGATCACTATATATGTAAGATTGTGGAACTGTTTGTGGCACTTGATGGGACTCCATACTTTACAGCACAATGGTTTTACAGAGCAAGGGATACT GTTATAAAAGATCATGCGAATCTTATTGATAATAAGCGTGTATTCTTTTCAGAGATGAGAGATGATAATCCTTTAGATTGTCTTGTCCAGAAACTCAACATTGCTAGAGTTCCCCATAAT TTAGATTTGGAAGCAAGAAAGTTGGCAATTTCTTCTTGTGACTATTACTATGATATGTTGTACTTGTTGGATTATTCCTCATTCATTAAGTTACCACCAG AGAATAGTAGGGTTAATAGTGAAGCACTTTCAACAATTTCAAGTGAAGCTAATATGGATGGATCAACATGTGAGTTGAAGTCAGATTCAGAAGAAGTTTCCCAAGCTCGAGAGCGCTCATTATCAGAGATGACATTACTGGATTTGTACTCTGGATGTGGTGCTATGTCTAGTGGTTTATGCCTTGGTGCTAAAATGTCTGGAGTAAATCTTGTTACA AGATGGGCTATCGATATCAATGCTTATGCGTGTGAAAGTGTTAGATTGAACCACCCAGAGACCCAG GTGAGAAATGAATCTGCTGAAGATTTTTTAGCCTTGTTAAGAGAGTGGGAAAAGCTTTGTGTTCGTTTTTCATTGATTGGAAATAAGGATCCAAATGCGCATGATCTGGATCCCATTGATGCAAAAGCtgatgaagaaaatgatgatgatgacaatgACAATGACAATAGTGAGGATGAAGATGACTTTGAAGTGTTTGAAGTTCAAAAGATAATTGGAATTTGTTATGGTGACCCAAAAGACAAGGGTGATCGTGAATTACATTTTAAg gTTCGTTGGAAAGGTTATGGTCCCAGTGCAGATTCCTGGGAGCCTTTTGAGGGTTTGGG TAATTGCTGTGAGAGCATAAAGGATTTTGTTACAGAAGGGTATAAATCAAAGATCCTTCCTTTGCCT GGTGATGTTGATGTTATCTGTGGAGGTCCTCCATGTCAAGGCATAAGTGGCTTCAATCGTtttagaaataaagaaaatcccttagaagatccaaaaaacaaacaacttgtTGTTTTCATGGATGTTGTAAATTATCTTAAACCAAGATTTGTTTTAATGGAAAATGTTGTGGACATTGTAAAGTTTGCTGGTGGTTATCTTGGACGATATGCTTTAGGCCGTCTTATTGGAATGAATTACCAAACACGAATGGGAATGATGGCAGCTGGTGCTTATGGTCTGCCCCAATTTCGTATGCGTGTTTTCATGTGGGGTGCACGTTTTGAGGAG GTTTTGCCTCAATATCCATTACCTACGCATGATGTTATTATTAGAGGTGTTATTCCTCTTGAGTTTGAG ATGAATACTGTTGCATATGATGAAGGCCACAAGTTTGATGAACTAGAAACAAAACTTTTGCTAGCAGATGCAATTTCTGACCTTCCTCCT gTGACAAATGATGAGGCACGAGATGAAATGCCATATGGGAAAGCTCCCCAGACAGAGTTCCAACGTTTCATAAGATTAAGAAAGAATG aaaTGTTGGGTACATCACCATCAGAATCCAATCCTTCAGGGAATAAGCTTTATGACCATCGCCCTCTTGAACTAAATGCAGATGACTATCAAAGAGTTTGCCAAATTCCTAAGACCAAG GGCGCAAACTTTAGAGATTTACCAGGTGTTCTTGTAGGTGCTGATAACAAAGTAGAATGGGACCCAAATGTTGAGAGGATATATTTGCCTTCTGGGAAACCTCTG GTTCCTGACTATGCAATGTCTTTTGTTGGTGGGAGTTCATCAAA ACCTTTTGGCCGTTTGTGGTGGGATGAGACTGTGCCAACGGTAGTTACTAGAGCGGAGCCCCATAATCAG GTAATTTTGCACCCTGAGCAAGATAGGGTGTTATCCATTCGTGAAAATGCTAGGCTGCAAGGTTTCCCGGATTATTACCAACTTCGAGGTCCAGTTAAGGAAAG gTATATTCAAGTTGGGAATGCTGTCGCCGTCCCAGTTGCTAGAGCATTGGGGTATGCCTTAGGCTTGGCAGCTCAAGGTTCAGTCAGTGATGGACCTATGTTTATTTTGCCCCCAAAATTCCCTAACATGGAGCGGAATTCTTCATTATCTACAGAAGAGGATGCTTAG
- the LOC104879592 gene encoding uncharacterized protein LOC104879592 has protein sequence MYLPHITHCTAPLLTLSLVALALPHCLSLSLSPPLSHMAAGPRTSFLISNFSEQWLIMVGMAILVCGFLAYVIYDAVVVTAADLLHRLLMISPVLLVLAVHWLSTVPPANRLNFPMPGSEPNAIHRAGASPWGLAVVLLLLFFLISYQPSLHGLIF, from the coding sequence ATGTATCTCCCCCATATCACTCACTGCACTGCACCTCTACTAACACTATCTCTTGTGGCCCTTGCTTTACCTCACtgcctctccctctccctctccccccCTCTGTCTCACATGGCTGCAGGCCCCAGAACAAGctttttaatttccaatttctccGAGCAATGGCTGATCATGGTTGGCATGGCAATACTAGTATGCGGGTTCCTGGCATATGTGATTTATGATGCAGTTGTGGTCACTGCAGCTGACCTCTTGCACCGTCTGCTAATGATCTCCCCTGTGCTCCTAGTCCTTGCAGTTCACTGGCTGTCCACCGTGCCACCAGCTAATCGACTCAACTTTCCCATGCCGGGGTCTGAGCCCAACGCCATTCATCGAGCTGGCGCCTCACCATGGGGTCTTGCAGTTGTGCTGCTTCTCCTCTTCTTCCTCATATCTTACCAACCATCCTTGCATGGCCTTATCTTTTAG
- the LOC100251830 gene encoding uncharacterized protein LOC100251830 has product MARYDNSSYFQHLSLDIPLHLCFFLAILFSFVGFTWYINYESMIEDLMDQLKLVLILSPLLLLLLLHILSSDQRQFIPFIIPLPDKDSLHRAGGSPWGVAFLLVFLLFMVSYKSYFQERWFPLLSR; this is encoded by the coding sequence ATGGCTAGGTATGACAACTCTTCATACTTTCAACACCTCTCCCTTGACATCCCTCTCCACTTGTGCTTCTTCCTAGCTATTCTCTTCTCCTTCGTGGGCTTCACTTGGTACATAAACTATGAGTCCATGATAGAAGACTTGATGGACCAACTCAAGCTCGTCCTCATCCTCTCccctctcctcctcctcctcctcctacACATCTTATCAAGCGATCAACGGCAGTTCATCCCCTTCATTATCCCATTACCGGATAAGGATTCATTGCATAGAGCCGGAGGATCGCCATGGGGTGTCGCCTTTTTGCTTGTCTTTCTTCTCTTCATGGTGTCTTACAAATCCTACTTCCAAGAACGTTGGTTTCCATTGTTGAGCAGGTGA
- the LOC100246695 gene encoding dirigent protein 22: MAKTLLVSPSYFIFFIFLIFSSTTTPIFGEEYSYVKSVDPKKMKIPREKVSHFKLYWQDDVSGSNATSVTVIEALNNSSPYFGMVNIIDNSLTVGPNMSSKTVGKAQGLYVSTGQEDASLLMVMNFAFTDGKYNGSTFTVLGRNNVNAEVREMPIIGGSGLFRFARGYALASTYSFYDNGDATIEYNCYVIHY, encoded by the coding sequence ATGGCTAAAACTCTCCTTGTTTCGCCTTCctacttcatcttcttcatctttctcattttttcttcTACCACAACACCAATTTTTGGAGAAGAATATAGTTATGTCAAAAGTGTCGAtcctaaaaaaatgaagataccAAGAGAAAAGGTAAGTCATTTTAAACTTTATTGGCAGGATGATGTTAGCGGGTCTAATGCAACCTCAGTCACAGTGATTGAAGCACTGAACAACTCGTCACCATATTTTGGTATGGTAAATATAATTGATAACTCGTTAACCGTTGGGCCAAATATGAGCTCAAAAACGGTTGGAAAGGCCCAAGGGCTTTACGTATCTACGGGACAAGAAGATGCTTCATTATTGATGGTTATGAATTTTGCATTCACTGATGGCAAGTACAATGGTAGCACATTCACTGTGTTAGGACGAAACAATGTAAATGCTGAGGTAAGGGAGATGCCAATAATTGGTGGCAGTGGGCTTTTTCGATTTGCTAGAGGCTATGCTCTAGCATCAACTTACTCATTCTACGACAACGGAGACGCCACTATTGAATACAATTGCTATGTCATACATTActga